The nucleotide window CTCCTCCCTCGTGTAATCACCCGGCTCGAGGAGGATGTTCCAGGCGCGAGGCATTATAAGACCAGCGTTGGCGGTCGTCTCCGTCCCGTACTTCTTGGCTAAGCTCGTGTTTAGAAGGAACGTCTTGAAGGTTCCGTTCTCGATTATAGTGGTCTCCCTCGTAGGCACACCTTCGTCATCGAACTTTCTGCTACCGTAGCCGTTGGGCAGGTTTCCAATGTCCTTGATGGTAACCAGCTCACTCGCGACCTTCTGGTTAAGCTTGTTCACCAGGAAGCTAAAACCGGCCTCTGCCGCGTAAGCTGAGGTCATAAAGCTCATGTAGCTCAGCAGGTTGGCGAAGGCTAAGGGGTCAAAGATGACGTCGAACTTCCCCTCCGGCCCCTGCTCCGGGTTCCTCGCCAAAGAAGCTATCTCACCAGCCTTCCTGCCTGCGCTCTCGGGGTCAAACTTCTTGAGAACCCTGACAGAGTTTGTCCCGTGTCCGCTCTCAAGGTCTCCAATGAATGCCCTAACGCTTATCTCTATCCCGGTGCCTTCGTCAAAAGCTTCAACCCCGTTGCTCGTGGTGAGGTAGAGCCTGTTGTGGTCTGTGTAGAGAACACCGGCAACTCTTTTGGCTCCCTCCTCAAGGGCCGCATTGATTGCCCTCTCAACGTACTCGCCAAGCTCATCGAGCTCGACTATCGCCTTATCAAAGGTCTCCGGGATATCCCTATACTGGAACGGCCCCTCGGCGATGCCGTAGTAGTCCTCCTTGGGAGACATGCCCTTCATGTTGCTCAGGAGCGTTTTTAGGGTCCGCTCGATGTTTTCCTCGCTCAGCTCGGTTATAGTTGTACCAGCTACCCTCTTCTCCAGCTCCACGAAGAGTTCGACCTTCCTCTCGTGCCAGTTCTTGGCGACGGTTATCTCGTTGTTGGCGAAGCGAATCTGGCGCCTGTTCATCTCATGGCTCAAAACGACGACGTCGCCGAAGCCGAGCTCTTTGGCCTTCTTAAGGATGAACTCGTTAACGTCAAACATCTCCACCACCTCACGGCCTCCTCAGCGGTATGTTTCTGAGCCTTGCATGCGCCCCGCCCATCCAGACGGGCACTCCCTGCCCGGGCTCGCCTTTGCCGCAGGTTCCCGGGAAGAATTCGACTTCTTTGCCGACGGCATCGACGCTGCTCCAGAGCGCCCTCGTCGTTATCTCAAGGATAGGCCTCCTGACAGGGTGCTTTATCTCGCCGTTCTCGATGAGGTAGGCCTCCCTTCCGATGTACCTCTGCTGGTATCTCCTGTCGTCGATGTTCCACTCGTTGAAGGACACCATGTAGACGCCGAGCTTGATGTCCTCAATCAGCTCCTCGAAGGAGTAATCGCCGGGAGCCAAGTAGGTGTTGGCCATCCTCACTATCGGCTCGCGGTTGTAGTTGATGGCTCTGGCTGAAGCGTTCGACCTCTGGCCCAGCTTTGCCGCGTATTCCCTATTGGTGAGGAACTCTGTGATTATTCCGTCCTTGATAAGGTAGCGCGGCCTCGCCTTTACTCCTTCATCGTCGTAGAGGTAGAACCCCCAGCTGTTCGGTATCGTCGGGTCCTCGATGACGGTGACGGCTTCACTCCCGATCCTCTCGCCGAGCATGTCCGGCTTTACGAAGCTCTCTCCGGCCTGAGCCGCTTCCCTTCCGAAAATCCTGTCGGCCTCGTAGGGATGCCCAACGCTCTCGTGAACCGCTATCCCCACAACTTCTGGACTTATTACGAGGTCAACTCTCCCTTCGGGTGGCTTCTGTCCCTCATAGATGAGCTTTTTCAACGCCAGTACGTCCTTAACCGCCCAGCTCCACGGCTCGTCCTTCTCGATGAGCTCCAGCCCACCGGAGAAGGCCCTCTGAACGAAGGGTGCCTGCTCCATCTGGCCGTTTTCAAAAACCACGAGGTTGTAGGTTATGGAAACGCGCGGGATTTTGCTCTTGACGTAGGCACCTTCGCTGTTGAGGAAGACCTTTTTCCAGAGCTGGTCGGAGTAGCTTAGATAGCGCATCGGCACGTTCACGCCCGTTGCCTTAACCTCCTCCTCGACCTTCCTGAGGAGTTCGAGCTTCTCCTCCGGTGAAAAATCTCTGAAGTCCTTCTTCATCTTGACCTTGTAGGAGACGCGGTGGAAATCCTCTTCGCTGAAAACTATTGGCTCATTTCTCACTTTGGATGCAGCTCTGGCCAGCTTGACGGCCTTCTTGACGGCTTCACTTATGCTCTCCTTCGTGAGGACGTTTGTTGAAGCGAAGCCCATTCCTCCATCGACCAGGACCCTAATTCCTATACCTTTGTCCGCCAGGATGCTCAGTCCCTCAGGGACGCCATTCTTCATGGCAATACTAGTTCCGGTCTTCTCCTCGAAGCGGGCCTCCGCATAGGAAGCGCCGAGTTCAAGGGCCTTTTCAACGGCGAACTCTACAAGATCATGCATACACACCACCCCAACTTACTACGTCCTGTTAGGGGCATGAAAGTATAAAAGCCTTTCCGCTCAGATGTGCGTCGAACCATTCAGCAGTACTTCTCTATGCCGGAAGTAGTAGTGGGCAACCACGGCACTCATCAAGAGCCAAAGGGCAAGGCTAATCTCCCATGCCTCGAATATCTTCATCAGCGTGCCCACAACCGCGAGGCCAACTGGAGCAGATATGTTTATTAGGAGCGCCAGTGCCGAGAAAACCCTGCCACGAAGCTCGGTTGGTATGGCTCGCTGTATCTTCGCATTGAGGGGGACGTTTATGATTGCGTTGCTGGCACCCCAGAGGATTGCCACACCGGCGAGCGTGAAGAACGCGGCCCACTTCGAAAGGTTCGTGTAAGGCGAAATGAGGGCTATGAACACCAGCATCATCGCCCCGTTGAAGGCCAAAGCCTTGAAGAACAGCCTTCCCGGGTTCTTCAGTTTAACCGCTATCAGCAGGTTGCCAAGGAGCATCCCACCCATGAATGCGCTCTGGAGGAGGCCAAACTGCCGACTTGAGAACTTTAGCACTTCTCTAAATGCGTAAGGCATCAGCACCATGCCAAACGGCTGGCCGAGGGCGTTCATAAAGAGCGCGAAGCTCATAAGAACCATGAGATATCTGCTGGAGCGCAGGAAGGTGATGCCCTCGCGTATGTCTTCAATGACCTGCCGAATACTTTCAAGCTGCCTTGTCTTCCACTCGTACCTTATGAACGCTTCGAACAGCCCCGAACCGAAGAAGCTGACGGCGTTTATGAGGAGGGCAAGTCTTATTCCGCCGATTGCATAAATAACACCGCCGAGGGCCGGACCGACGAGCCTCGCTACAATTGAAAAGGACGAAACGACCGAGTTGGCCCTCTCGAGTTCCCTCTCTTCGACGAGGTCTGGAAACATGGCACCCGTCGCGGCTCCAAAGAACGTTCCCATAATGGCCATGACTACCTGAACAGCCAGCAGTTCGTAGATGTCGAGCAAATCAAAGGTTATGACCCCAAACAGCAGGACGCCCCTGAGTAGGTCGAGGCCAACCATCAACGTCTTCCTATTGTACCTATCACCGATTACGCCGGCGAAGGGCATGAATATTAGGGAGGGGATTACATCGGCCAAAACAAAGAGGCTCATCATGGCACCGCTGTGCGTCTTATCGAGGACGTATAAGGGTAGGGCAACTTCCTGAACAGCCCAGCCAAGCTGGGAGATGAACCTTCCGATAGCGAAGAGCCAGAAGTTCCGGCCCAACTTAGCGCCGAGCATCTCCCCTAACCCCCGTGATCCTCTAACTTAATTACCGAATTAATTAATTGAAGAATTAAAGAATTAAATCAGTTCAACCCTTACATCACCATTCACAGTGCTGACCTTAACCCTGAATTCCCCCGTTCCTATAACCGGCTCGTCCGGGTCTATGCCGACAAACTTGACGTCTCCGCTGACTCTCTTGATGATTATCCTGGCATCGCAGAACTCGGTCAAGCGAAGCGTTATGTCTCCGTTAACGCAGCTTACCTCGACATCCCCCTCAAGCTCCTCAATGGTAAGCTCGATTTCCCCGTTCACGGTTTTTACTTGAAGCGGTCCGGCGACCGTTAGATGGGCCCTTATCCCACCGTTCACGGAGCTGAGCTTTTCGGCCTCGCAGTTCTCTATGCTTATTTCACCGTTTACCGTCGTGACGTCCCCAAAGCACGCGCCTCTAGCCTTGAGCTCTCCGTTCACATTTCTGGCCCTTACCAAAACGCTCCGTGGAATCCTCATCTCTATTTCGGCCCAGCCGCCTAATGACTTCTCGAACAGGCCTAGCACCCTTCTCTTCTTCGGTTCCTCCCTGATTATGAGTTTACTTCCCTTCTGCTCGACTTCAACGTTTGCCTCGCCGTGGACGGTGTAGTTCACCTCGACGTGGTCGTTTTCCCAGCCCTCTATCTCAATCCGACCATTGGTGGCCCTTATCTCAACTTCCCGGACGTTTTCAAACTTCATCAAGCTCACCCCACGTGTCAACGATAACAACGCCTTTCACGCTGGAAATTTTAACTCTATGATCACCGCTCCCGAGGAGCCTTCCGGAGTTTACAACCACCCCTCCGCCCTGCTGGACAGTTTCTATCACGGCATCGCAATCCTCGGGAAGTTTCAGGGTTATTGAGCCCATCACAGCTAAGACTTCAAGGTCTCCCCCAAGCTCCAGTATCTTAAGCTCAAGGTTCCCCATAGAAACGGTTACCTCTGCCTCCTCCCGGATGTACATGGACCCTTTAACCTTGGACGGGCCTACGGAGGGGCTTTTGACTTCGCATTCCTCAAGCTCTGCGGTGGCTTCGCCGATTGCAATGGAATCAAATCTTGTTCTCTTAGCTTTAAGCGAGCCTCTCTTCATGCTTCCTTCGATACAGAAGTCATCTGGAATCCTCATGCTGAGCCTCGCGCGTTCCTTCTCTTTCTTTAACAGGTTCTTGAGCTTCCAGCCGGTAGAGGTCAGCACCTTAAGGGTACTCCCATCTCGTTTTAATGTAAACGCATCTTCGGGCTCGACATAAACGTGAACCGTTCCATCTTCAGAGGGCAGTATTTGCACGTCCGTATCAATGAGCTTTATCCAGACCTTCTCGATGCCTTCAAATCTCACGGCCACCCCTCCGAATAACAGGGAGACCCCACTAGATATGACCCATCAACTCCTCGAGGAGCTCCTTCACGCGTTTGTTGAGCCTTGCCCTGTCCACACCGAGGCCCTCTATGAGCTCGGCGCTTTGCTCCTCCACTATCTCCTTCGCCTTCTCGATGACGAGCTGGCATGCTTCGGCATCTTCTATAGTGTGGATTTTGCCACCCACCCTTATGCGAACCTTTCCATCCTTAGCCGAAATCACAACATCTTCAATGCGTATCTTCGCCCTGCCTCTCCCCACGGTAATTGAAACGTCACCGGCTTTCAAGGATACGTGGTCCTTACCAAGGGACAGGCTCTCTCCCCCGCTCCTGTAGGTTACCCTCTCACCGCTGACCTCTATGGAGTAATCTTCCGTCTGAATCCTCAACCTGTCGCCGATCTTCGTGAGCTGGAAGCCGTTGGTGAGCTCCCTAATCGTGAGCATTTCGCTTGGTGGCCTCTCCGGATGTCCTTCGCGTATCCTTATTGGCCCAATTCTGACTTCCTCCCCACTTGGTGTCTCGATGACCTCAAGGAAGGGTAGCTTAACGTACTCGAAGTCTTCCCCCTCGTAAACCTTTAGGAAGCCCAAGTCGACAACGGTGTCTGCTTTGTTCTTCTTGTAGAGCCTATCATGATGCATGAGGCGGTTGGCCATCTCCACGAAGGCTGGATCCGGAGAAGTTTTCTTTCCGACGATGCTGAGTGAAGTCCAGACCGCGATAGGTGGTATTAGCTTCTTCCTCACCGTGCCAAGTGGGGTCTCGGCCACAACCTCAACCGAGCCATCTATTACCCATCCCACCATCCTCCGACCGAACTTCACGGGATACGCCTTTCCTCTGCCTACTAGCTCCACATTCCCAAAGTGCGCCCCGGTGAACTCGTATGCCTTGCTCTCGACCTTGGCCTTTATTTCACCCTTATCGAACTTGGCCACCAGCAGAGCTGCTATGGCAAGCACGACGGCATAGGCGAAGGCCGTTCCCGCGGTTATCGGGAAGCCCTCTGGGAGACCGAGCCACTTTCCGAAGAACAGGAAGACCGCTATTAAGAATGCGGCCTTCGCGAGGGCGAAGATTACACCACTAACGGTTACGCCGAACCACCTGCCGACGCCGAGCAACTCGATGATGACTATGAGCGCGATTATCGCCCATACCATGTACTCGTTGTAGGCTTCGAGCCTGAGCCATCCCTTGAACAGCCAGAGGACTATCAAGAGAGCTGTCAAACCTTTCAGGTAGTCCCTAATCCTAAACCTCAAAAAACTCTCCTCATAATAGAGGCTCATTCTTCCACCTCCCCGAGGGCGGTTATTATGGTGAGCAGGCGGAGGAGCAGGCGGCCGTTCTCCGTTATCACGTACTTATCCTCACTCCTAACCATCCCAGTTCTTTTAAGGAGCTTGAGATGGTGCGAAACCGTGGGGCTCTCAACCCCTAAGGCCTCCTTTATCTCCTTGAAGCCCATCGGCCTTTCCGAGAGCATCTTTAGTATCCTAATCCTGTCCGGGTTTGCGAGCGCCTTTAAGGTCTTGGCGGATTTCTCCTCGTCGAGCTCGGGCAAGGTTTCGAGTCTCTTCCTTAGTAGGGCTTTTATGGAGAGCATAATTTCGTCAACTGGGTCTATGCTCTTCTCAAGGAGCTCCAGCCGCCTCTTGAGTTCCTCCAGCTGTGCCCTGAGATCCTCCATGTTACCACCTGGTACAGACTTTTGTAGTATGATTTTCTGTACCTATATGGGGTCGAAGGTATATAAAAAATTTACCCATCACCTGGTACTACATACTACATTCGATTATAGTTCCCCTAATTCTAATCAAGCAATATCATACTTTTTGATTGATATTTTGTCTTTGTCATTTTTGTCATATTACCATTTGGCAATGCTATTTTGGTAGTAAGAATTCATCCAAATTTCGGTTTAATGAGCCAAACTGAGACTATAGGAAAAGGAGATAAGTTAAGTGTTACTTATTATACCCCCAATTTTGACAATTCGCCTTTAA belongs to Pyrococcus yayanosii CH1 and includes:
- a CDS encoding TldD/PmbA family protein, whose translation is MFDVNEFILKKAKELGFGDVVVLSHEMNRRQIRFANNEITVAKNWHERKVELFVELEKRVAGTTITELSEENIERTLKTLLSNMKGMSPKEDYYGIAEGPFQYRDIPETFDKAIVELDELGEYVERAINAALEEGAKRVAGVLYTDHNRLYLTTSNGVEAFDEGTGIEISVRAFIGDLESGHGTNSVRVLKKFDPESAGRKAGEIASLARNPEQGPEGKFDVIFDPLAFANLLSYMSFMTSAYAAEAGFSFLVNKLNQKVASELVTIKDIGNLPNGYGSRKFDDEGVPTRETTIIENGTFKTFLLNTSLAKKYGTETTANAGLIMPRAWNILLEPGDYTREELFEEVKRGIYITNVWYTRFQNYVAGDFSTIPRDGIFLVENGELRPIRNIRVSDNFQRILEGIKALGKESHHIHWWEVRTPVSTPYVLVKDVGITRATI
- a CDS encoding TldD/PmbA family protein, with the translated sequence MHDLVEFAVEKALELGASYAEARFEEKTGTSIAMKNGVPEGLSILADKGIGIRVLVDGGMGFASTNVLTKESISEAVKKAVKLARAASKVRNEPIVFSEEDFHRVSYKVKMKKDFRDFSPEEKLELLRKVEEEVKATGVNVPMRYLSYSDQLWKKVFLNSEGAYVKSKIPRVSITYNLVVFENGQMEQAPFVQRAFSGGLELIEKDEPWSWAVKDVLALKKLIYEGQKPPEGRVDLVISPEVVGIAVHESVGHPYEADRIFGREAAQAGESFVKPDMLGERIGSEAVTVIEDPTIPNSWGFYLYDDEGVKARPRYLIKDGIITEFLTNREYAAKLGQRSNASARAINYNREPIVRMANTYLAPGDYSFEELIEDIKLGVYMVSFNEWNIDDRRYQQRYIGREAYLIENGEIKHPVRRPILEITTRALWSSVDAVGKEVEFFPGTCGKGEPGQGVPVWMGGAHARLRNIPLRRP
- a CDS encoding MFS transporter, whose amino-acid sequence is MLGAKLGRNFWLFAIGRFISQLGWAVQEVALPLYVLDKTHSGAMMSLFVLADVIPSLIFMPFAGVIGDRYNRKTLMVGLDLLRGVLLFGVITFDLLDIYELLAVQVVMAIMGTFFGAATGAMFPDLVEERELERANSVVSSFSIVARLVGPALGGVIYAIGGIRLALLINAVSFFGSGLFEAFIRYEWKTRQLESIRQVIEDIREGITFLRSSRYLMVLMSFALFMNALGQPFGMVLMPYAFREVLKFSSRQFGLLQSAFMGGMLLGNLLIAVKLKNPGRLFFKALAFNGAMMLVFIALISPYTNLSKWAAFFTLAGVAILWGASNAIINVPLNAKIQRAIPTELRGRVFSALALLINISAPVGLAVVGTLMKIFEAWEISLALWLLMSAVVAHYYFRHREVLLNGSTHI
- a CDS encoding DUF4097 family beta strand repeat-containing protein, which gives rise to MKFENVREVEIRATNGRIEIEGWENDHVEVNYTVHGEANVEVEQKGSKLIIREEPKKRRVLGLFEKSLGGWAEIEMRIPRSVLVRARNVNGELKARGACFGDVTTVNGEISIENCEAEKLSSVNGGIRAHLTVAGPLQVKTVNGEIELTIEELEGDVEVSCVNGDITLRLTEFCDARIIIKRVSGDVKFVGIDPDEPVIGTGEFRVKVSTVNGDVRVELI
- a CDS encoding DUF4097 family beta strand repeat-containing protein; its protein translation is MRFEGIEKVWIKLIDTDVQILPSEDGTVHVYVEPEDAFTLKRDGSTLKVLTSTGWKLKNLLKKEKERARLSMRIPDDFCIEGSMKRGSLKAKRTRFDSIAIGEATAELEECEVKSPSVGPSKVKGSMYIREEAEVTVSMGNLELKILELGGDLEVLAVMGSITLKLPEDCDAVIETVQQGGGVVVNSGRLLGSGDHRVKISSVKGVVIVDTWGELDEV
- a CDS encoding DMT family transporter, translating into MSLYYEESFLRFRIRDYLKGLTALLIVLWLFKGWLRLEAYNEYMVWAIIALIVIIELLGVGRWFGVTVSGVIFALAKAAFLIAVFLFFGKWLGLPEGFPITAGTAFAYAVVLAIAALLVAKFDKGEIKAKVESKAYEFTGAHFGNVELVGRGKAYPVKFGRRMVGWVIDGSVEVVAETPLGTVRKKLIPPIAVWTSLSIVGKKTSPDPAFVEMANRLMHHDRLYKKNKADTVVDLGFLKVYEGEDFEYVKLPFLEVIETPSGEEVRIGPIRIREGHPERPPSEMLTIRELTNGFQLTKIGDRLRIQTEDYSIEVSGERVTYRSGGESLSLGKDHVSLKAGDVSITVGRGRAKIRIEDVVISAKDGKVRIRVGGKIHTIEDAEACQLVIEKAKEIVEEQSAELIEGLGVDRARLNKRVKELLEELMGHI
- a CDS encoding ArsR/SmtB family transcription factor, with translation MEDLRAQLEELKRRLELLEKSIDPVDEIMLSIKALLRKRLETLPELDEEKSAKTLKALANPDRIRILKMLSERPMGFKEIKEALGVESPTVSHHLKLLKRTGMVRSEDKYVITENGRLLLRLLTIITALGEVEE